In Microbacterium sp. SLBN-146, one genomic interval encodes:
- a CDS encoding GtrA family protein, with amino-acid sequence MTLAARISTQLRQGGAFLVVGGVAFLVDAVTFNLLAFGVDGRGPLFDLPLVAKTVAIVIATVVTYVGNRFWTYGKRSVTQTFSRYVIFIALNIAATAIQLGCLAFSRYVLGLEGVVADNIAGTLVGQVLATAFRYVTYGRWVFPDDGGHAKQVVIEQA; translated from the coding sequence ATGACTCTTGCGGCTCGGATCTCTACGCAGCTCCGGCAGGGCGGGGCCTTCCTCGTCGTCGGCGGCGTCGCCTTCCTCGTCGACGCGGTGACGTTCAACCTTCTCGCTTTCGGAGTAGATGGGCGGGGGCCTCTCTTCGACCTGCCGCTTGTCGCGAAGACGGTGGCGATCGTCATCGCGACCGTGGTGACATATGTCGGCAACCGATTCTGGACGTACGGCAAACGGTCGGTGACCCAGACGTTCTCCCGCTATGTGATCTTCATCGCGCTCAACATCGCGGCGACCGCGATCCAGCTCGGCTGTCTGGCCTTCTCCCGCTACGTCCTCGGCCTGGAGGGGGTCGTCGCGGACAACATCGCGGGCACCCTGGTCGGACAGGTATTGGCAACGGCGTTCCGCTACGTGACGTATGGGCGGTGGGTCTTTCCTGACGACGGTGGCCATGCCAAGCAGGTGGTCATCGAGCAGGCGTAG
- a CDS encoding glycosyltransferase, producing MSPAPTIAAIVPCHNEEAAIAQVISDLREAVPEMAIYVYDNNSTDRTAEIAEAHGAHVRRESSKGKGNVVRRAFADVDAEVYVLIDGDDTYATADLPRMIEALHSGPYDHVLGVRQQTTTSAYRPGHELGNRGFNQLVGSVFKSPVSDMLSGYRVFSRRFVKSFPALSREFEIETELTVHAMSLRVPQIEVPVGFKDRPEGSESKLRTYHDGFKILSLIVGLIRHERPMMFYGVVGAILGLLGVILGLPVVFEFFATGLVPRFPTAILAMGFVILAFLAWLIGLILDGVLKSRREFSRLHYLSLRAPDFR from the coding sequence ATGAGCCCTGCCCCGACGATCGCCGCGATCGTTCCCTGTCATAACGAGGAAGCGGCTATCGCTCAGGTGATCAGTGATCTGCGGGAGGCTGTTCCCGAGATGGCGATCTACGTCTACGACAACAACAGCACCGATCGCACCGCGGAGATCGCCGAGGCTCATGGGGCGCACGTGCGGCGCGAGTCCTCCAAGGGCAAGGGGAATGTCGTGCGACGCGCGTTCGCGGACGTTGACGCCGAGGTCTACGTGTTGATCGACGGCGACGACACGTACGCGACGGCGGACCTCCCCCGGATGATCGAGGCGCTGCACAGCGGGCCCTACGACCACGTCCTGGGTGTTCGTCAGCAGACGACCACGAGCGCGTACCGTCCCGGTCACGAACTGGGCAACCGCGGGTTCAACCAGCTGGTGGGCAGCGTCTTCAAGTCGCCTGTCAGCGACATGCTGAGCGGGTATCGCGTGTTCTCTCGTCGCTTCGTCAAGAGCTTCCCTGCGCTCTCTCGGGAGTTCGAGATCGAGACCGAGCTGACGGTGCATGCCATGAGTCTGCGAGTACCGCAGATCGAAGTGCCCGTCGGTTTCAAAGACCGCCCCGAGGGCAGCGAGAGCAAGCTCCGGACGTATCACGACGGATTCAAGATCCTGTCACTCATCGTTGGCCTGATCCGGCACGAGCGACCCATGATGTTCTACGGCGTCGTGGGCGCCATTCTCGGGCTGCTGGGTGTCATCCTGGGCCTTCCCGTCGTCTTTGAGTTCTTCGCGACCGGGTTGGTCCCGCGATTCCCCACCGCGATCTTGGCGATGGGTTTCGTGATCCTCGCGTTCCTCGCGTGGCTGATCGGATTGATCCTCGACGGCGTACTGAAATCGCGACGCGAGTTCAGTCGGCTTCACTACCTGTCGCTGCGCGCGCCGGACTTTCGCTGA
- a CDS encoding DUF2142 domain-containing protein — protein MSSSRTTRFPARAFWFSFAISFLLLGAWSFASPHMASPDEPAHAAKAAATVRGQFVADESEFNAGRGNFQLPALFDQAWNQTCFAFQPDTPASCSPEIGGDLERITDVTSHVARYNPVYYALIGTPTLAPLSEWTFASMRLVSALINAFLIALTITVVVGLRRPFLPLFGVLAAMTPMTFFIGGSMTPQGPEVFGSLLVAVSLLALVFDPDPDRIRHRGWVLVIGTAFFVLARGLSPAYLLMIIVFVVLAAPRFVTVWDTIKDRRFWGPLAACVGLSLVGVVYTLASGSLALGVVYPDPTLTARDVVTTMLRGTDYYLEQILGTFGWGDTHLPMLLLIGIGGVALALGILAMAFGSWRERSVLTLVVLASIVTPIALQVASFRESGIVWQGKYILPIAMLAPVLAGFIAARADALTRASAGLVRTVAALVAILQVWAVVVNIHRYVNGANGPWTELIPNPWAPLIPVVLIVGVQVACWASVIWVVRRWSRSLDAVQPISESPARAATGSEAD, from the coding sequence GTGAGTTCGAGCCGCACCACCAGATTCCCTGCGCGGGCATTTTGGTTCTCTTTCGCCATCTCCTTCCTGCTCCTGGGTGCCTGGTCTTTCGCCAGTCCGCACATGGCCTCTCCCGACGAGCCCGCCCACGCTGCGAAGGCCGCCGCGACCGTTCGCGGACAGTTCGTGGCGGACGAATCGGAGTTCAACGCCGGTCGCGGCAACTTCCAGCTTCCGGCGCTGTTCGATCAGGCGTGGAACCAGACGTGCTTCGCCTTCCAGCCCGACACGCCCGCGAGCTGCTCACCGGAAATCGGCGGCGATCTCGAGCGGATCACGGACGTGACATCTCACGTCGCCCGATACAACCCGGTGTATTACGCGCTCATCGGGACTCCGACACTCGCCCCGCTGAGTGAGTGGACGTTCGCATCGATGCGACTCGTGAGCGCGCTCATCAACGCGTTCCTCATCGCCCTCACCATCACGGTCGTCGTTGGTCTCCGTCGACCATTCCTCCCGCTCTTCGGAGTATTGGCCGCGATGACGCCGATGACGTTCTTCATCGGCGGCTCGATGACACCGCAGGGACCGGAGGTGTTCGGCTCCCTCCTGGTCGCCGTGAGTCTTCTGGCCCTGGTCTTCGATCCCGATCCCGACCGGATTCGGCACCGAGGTTGGGTTCTCGTGATCGGTACCGCGTTCTTCGTACTCGCGCGCGGCCTCAGCCCGGCCTATCTTCTGATGATCATCGTCTTCGTCGTGCTGGCCGCACCGCGTTTCGTCACCGTGTGGGACACGATCAAAGACCGTCGTTTCTGGGGACCACTCGCGGCGTGCGTCGGTCTGTCCCTCGTAGGCGTCGTCTACACGCTCGCCTCGGGCAGCTTGGCGCTCGGAGTCGTCTATCCGGACCCCACCCTGACGGCTCGTGACGTCGTCACCACCATGCTGAGGGGCACCGACTACTACCTCGAGCAGATTCTCGGAACCTTCGGATGGGGCGACACGCACCTGCCCATGCTGTTGCTCATCGGCATCGGCGGAGTCGCTCTCGCTCTGGGAATCCTGGCGATGGCCTTCGGTTCCTGGCGCGAACGTTCGGTGCTGACGCTCGTCGTCCTCGCATCGATCGTCACACCGATCGCTCTCCAGGTCGCAAGCTTCAGGGAGTCGGGGATCGTGTGGCAGGGGAAGTACATTCTGCCTATCGCGATGCTCGCCCCCGTCCTGGCGGGCTTTATCGCGGCGCGTGCGGATGCTCTGACACGTGCCTCAGCCGGACTTGTGCGAACGGTGGCCGCACTGGTCGCGATTCTGCAGGTGTGGGCTGTCGTCGTCAACATCCACCGGTACGTCAACGGCGCTAATGGACCGTGGACGGAACTGATCCCGAACCCCTGGGCCCCACTGATCCCAGTCGTGCTGATCGTCGGGGTTCAGGTGGCGTGCTGGGCGTCGGTCATCTGGGTGGTGCGACGCTGGTCACGATCGCTCGACGCTGTGCAGCCGATCAGCGAAAGTCCGGCGCGCGCAGCGACAGGTAGTGAAGCCGACTGA